Proteins from one Camelina sativa cultivar DH55 chromosome 8, Cs, whole genome shotgun sequence genomic window:
- the LOC104708374 gene encoding leucine-rich repeat receptor protein kinase EMS1 gives MAILPALFLFLFFSVSAGSAIVDLSSETISLISFKLSLENPSRLSSWNVSSPSSSSHCDWEGVTCLFGRVYSLSLPSMSLKGHLFPPLFSLPSLSVLDLSGNSLSGQIPKEISSLKNLKALCLARNHFSGKIPPEIGEMKQLQTLDLSGNSLTGLLPSQLSELPQLLYLDLSDNHFSGSLSPSFFLGFPALSSLDVSNNSLSGKIPPEIGKLSNLSDLYMGLNSFSGLIPPEIGNISLLKNFVAPSCFFKGPLPNEISKLKHLAKLDLSYNPLKSSIPKSFGELQNLSILNLVSADLNGMIPSELGNCKSLKTLMLSFNSLSGSLPLELSEIPLLTFSAERNQLSGSLPSWIGKWKELDSLLLANNRFTGQIPPEIEDCPMLKHLSLASNLLTGSIPKELCGSGSLEEIDLSGNLLSGTIEEVFLGCSSLIELVLTNNKINGSIPEDLSKLPLMALDLDSNNFTGEIPTSLWTSTDLMEFSASYNRLQGSLPAEIGNAASLTRLVLSDNQLQGEIPREIGKLASLSVLNLNSNKLQGKIPNELGDCTSLTTLDLGNNNLQGQIPDRITGLAQLQCLVLSYNNLSGSIPSKPSSYFHQTDMPDLSFLQHHGVFDLSFNRLTGPIPEELGDCVVVVEILLSNNHLSGVIPASLSRLTNLTILDVSGNALTGSIPEEMGHSPKLQGLNLANNQLNGHIPESFGLLGSLVKLNLTKNQLDGSVPASLGNLKEVTHMDLSINKLSGELPSALSQMLKLVGLYIEQNRFTGEIPSDLGNLTQLEYFDASENWLSGEIPTKICGLPNLVFLNLAKNHLGGEVPRDGVCQDPSKALLSGNKELCGRVIGSDCKIDGTKLMSAWGLAGIILGGMIIICVFVFSLCKWVMIKRVKHRDDPEGMEESRLKGFVDQNLYFLSGSRSREPLSINVAMFEQPLLKVSLGDIVEGTDHFCKKNIIGDGGFGTVYKACLPGGKTVAVKKLSEAKTQGNREFMAEMETIGKVKHPNLVSLLGYCSFSEEKLLVYEYMVNGSLDHWLRNQTGILEVLDWSKRLKIAVGAARGLAFLHHGFIPHIIHRDIKASNILLDGDFEPKVADFGLARLISACETHVSTVIAGTFGYIPPEYGQSARATTKGDVYSFGVILLELVTGKEPTGPDFKESEGGNLVGWVIQKINKGKAVDVLDPLVVSVAVRHSMLRLLQIAVLCLAETPANRPTMLDVLKALKEI, from the exons ATGGCGATTCTTCCCGCCTtgttcctctttctcttcttctctgtttcggCCGGTTCCGCCATTGTTGATCTAAGCTCAGAAACGATTTCTCTCATCTCCTTCAAGCTCTCACTCGAAAACCCATCTCGTCTTTCTTCATGGAACGTTTCGTCTCCCTCGTCGTCGTCTCACTGTGATTGGGAAGGCGTCACGTGTTTGTTTGGAAGAGTCTACTCGCTCTCTCTGCCTTCAATGTCTCTTAAAGGCCATCTctttcctcctctcttctcccTCCCGTCTCTCTCCGTCCTTGACCTTTCGGGAAACTCACTCTCCGGTCAGATTCCGAAGGAGATTTCGAGTTTGAAGAATCTTAAAGCGCTTTGTCTAGCTAGAAACCACTTCTCCGGGAAGATTCCGCCTGAAATTGGGGAAATGAAACAGCTTCAAACCCTAGACCTCTCTGGAAACTCACTCACGGGACTCCTCCCGAGTCAACTCAGCGAGTTACCTCAGCTCCTCTACCTTGACCTAAGTGACAACCACTTCTCAGGTTCGCTTTCTCCCTCCTTCTTCCTCGGCTTCCCTGCTCTGTCTTCACTCGACGTCTCCAACAACTCACTCTCCGGCAAAATCCCACCAGAGATTGGGAAATTGAGTAACCTCTCCGATCTTTACATGGGACTCAACTCGTTTTCCGGTCTAATCCCACCGGAGATTGGTAACATCTCGTTGCTGAAGAACTTTGTTGCGCCTTCTTGCTTCTTCAAAGGGCCGTTACCAAACGAGATATCGAAGCTGAAACACTTGGCAAAGCTCGACCTTTCTTACAACCCACTCAAGTCTTCAATCCCTAAATCATTCGGAGAGTTGCAGAATCTGAGTATACTGAATCTTGTCTCCGCTGACCTTAACGGAATGATCCCATCAGAGCTTGGTAATTGTAAAAGCCTCAAGACACTGATGCTTTCTTTCAATTCTCTCTCTGGTTCTTTGCCGTTGGAGCTTTCGGAGATTCCTCTGTTGACGTTTTCTGCTGAAAGGAATCAGCTTTCGGGTTCATTGCCTTCTTGGATCGGCAAATGGAAGGAACTGGACTCACTTCTCTTGGCTAACAATCGGTTTACAGGACAAATCCCTCCTGAGATTGAAGATTGTCCAATGTTAAAGCATCTCAGTCTAGCTAGCAACTTGTTAACTGGTTCGATTCCTAAGGAGCTTTGTGGTTCAG GTTCGTTGGAGGAGATTGATCTCTCTGGGAATCTTCTTTCAGGAACAATTGAGGAGGTCTTCCTTGGATGTTCATCTCTTATAGAGTTGGTTCTTACCAATAACAAGATCAATGGCTCTATACCTGAGGATCTTTCAAAGCTTCCATTGATGGCACTTGACTTGGATTCCAACAACTTCACAGGAGAAATCCCAACGAGTCTGTGGACGTCAACGGACTTGATGGAGTTCTCAGCGTCTTATAACCGTCTACAAGGTTCTTTGCCTGCAGAGATTGGCAATGCAGCTTCACTGACGCGGCTAGTTCTCAGTGATAACCAGTTACAAGGTGAAATCCCAAGAGAGATTGGAAAGCTTGCATCTTTGTCTGTCCTGAATCTGAATTCAAACAAGCTTCAAGGGAAGATACCAAACGAGCTTGGTGACTGTACTTCTTTGACTACATTGGATCTTGGCAACAACAATCTTCAAGGACAGATTCCAGACAGAATTACTGGTCTTGCTCAGCTTCAATGCCTGGTTCTCTCTTACAACAATCTCTCGGGGTCGATTCCATCAAAACCGTCTTCTTATTTCCACCAGACTGACATGCCTGATCTGAGCTTTCTTCAGCACCATGGGGTGTTTGATCTCTCCTTCAACCGATTGACTGGTCCTATACCAGAAGAGCTTGGTGACTGTGTTGTAGTGGTGGAGATTTTACTGAGCAACAACCATCTCTCCGGAGTAATCCCAGCTTCACTCTCTCGTTTGACCAACCTTACAATTCTGGATGTATCTGGAAATGCCCTTACTGGCTCCATTCCAGAGGAGATGGGCCACTCTCCTAAGTTGCAGGGATTAAACTTGGCGAATAATCAGCTCAATGGCCATATACCGGAAAGCTTTGGCCTTTTAGGTAGCTTGGTGAAGCTAAACTTGACCAAGAACCAGCTGGATGGATCGGTTCCTGCTTCTCTTGGGAACTTGAAAGAGGTTACACACATGGACTTGAGTATTAACAAGCTAAGTGGTGAGCTTCCATCAGCACTGTCTCAGATGCTCAAACTTGTAGGCCTTTACATTGAACAGAACAGGTTCACTGGAGAAATCCCTTCAGATCTTGGTAACCTTACGCAGCTTGAGTACTTTGATGCTTCTGAGAACTGGTTATCTGGAGAGATACCAACAAAGATCTGTGGATTGCCTAATCTGGTGTTCTTGAATCTAGCCAAGAATCATCTGGGAGGAGAGGTGCCCAGAGATGGTGTTTGCCAGGATCCTTCCAAGGCATTGCTTTCAGGGAACAAAGAGTTGTGTGGCAGAGTGATTGGATCAGATTGCAAGATCGATGGAACTAAGTTGATGAGTGCTTGGGGACTTGCAGGGATCATTCTTGGGGGTATGATCATCATCtgtgtgtttgttttctctctgtGCAAATGGGTTATGATAAAGAGAGTGAAGCATAGAGATGATCCAGAGGGAATGGAGGAAAGCAGGTTAAAAGGTTTTGTTGATCAAAATCTCTATTTCTTAAGCGGAAGCAGATCAAGAGAACCATTAAGCATCAATGTGGCCATGTTCGAGCAGCCACTTCTCAAGGTGAGTCTGGGAGATATTGTGGAGGGAACAGATCACTTCTGTAAGAAGAACATTATAGGAGACGGTGGTTTTGGGACAGTTTATAAAGCTTGCTTACCCGGTGGGAAAACAGTAGCGGTCAAGAAGCTAAGCGAAGCCAAGACTCAGGGAAACCGTGAATTCATGGCAGAAATGGAGACTATAGGGAAAGTGAAGCATCCTAATCTGGTGTCTTTGCTTGGATATTGCTCTTTCAGTGAAGAGAAGCTTCTTGTGTATGAGTACATGGTAAATGGGAGCTTGGACCACTGGTTAAGGAACCAAACTGGGATACTAGAGGTACTAGACTGGTCCAAACGTCTCAAAATCGCAGTTGGAGCAGCAAGAGGGCTAGCATTCCTACACCATGGCTTTATCCCTCACATCATACACAGGGATATCAAAGCAAGCAACATCCTGTTGGACGGTGACTTTGAACCTAAGGTTGCAGATTTTGGGTTGGCTAGACTGATCAGCGCGTGTGAGACTCACGTGAGCACAGTAATCGCAGGGACGTTTGGGTACATTCCACCAGAATACGGTCAAAGCGCAAGAGCCACAACCAAGGGTGACGTGTACAGTTTCGGGGTGATTTTGTTGGAGCTGGTCACAGGGAAAGAGCCTACTGGTCCAGACTTTAAAGAGAGTGAAGGCGGGAACTTGGTTGGTTGGGTGATTCAAAAGATAAACAAAGGGAAAGCGGTGGATGTTCTAGATCCTCTGGTTGTGTCGGTGGCTGTGAGACACTCAATGCTTCGTCTGCTTCAGATCGCTGTGCTCTGTCTTGCAGAAACGCCAGCTAATCGCCCAACCATGCTTGATGTGTTGAAGGCCCTCAAGGAAATATAA
- the LOC104708375 gene encoding E3 ubiquitin-protein ligase XBAT33-like, with translation MGNSFGCSASGERLVSAARDGDFVEAKMLLDCNPCLAKYSTFGGLNSPLHFAAAKGHNEIVGLLLENGADVNSRNYCGQTALMQACRYGHWEVVQTLLLFRCNVTRADYLAGRTALHFAAVNGHARCIRLVLADFVPSDKFNSLPESGVVVTPKNKSEQSALSKFVNKAADGGITALHMAALNGLFDCVQLLLDLEANVSAVTFHYGTSMDMIGAGSTPLHYAACGGNLKCCQILLARGARKMTLNCNGWLPIDIARMWSRHWLEPLLSPISDVVIPTFPHSNYLSLPLLSILNIAREFGLQSATIADEVDICAVCLERTCTVAAEGCEHQLCVRCALYLCSSSNVPSVTVDPPGSIPCPLCRHGIVSFKRLPSSQTREMKLPISLGFCAPCMLHTGDTTDQSSPTCPTTEQRSSKTRAASVSSDMFCPVTCSPFPSVNIPMCTCNEGTCPNFETHGTERHSEEHDETSPSRTASEQEKIEEGQRLGKTTTCSSMFWGRRSCSRENQCNSEINA, from the exons atgggGAATTCATTTGGGTGTTCGGCGTCCGGCGAGAGATTGGTGTCGGCGGCGAGAGATGGGGATTTCGTGGAAGCGAAGATGCTTCTTGATTGTAACCCTTGTCTCGCCAAGTATTCTACTTTCGGTGGTCTCAATTCTCCTTTGCATTTCGCTGCTGCTAAAGGCCATAACGAG ATCGTCGGGCTGTTGCTCGAGAATGGAGCTGATGTGAATTCCAGAAATTATTGCGGCCAG ACGGCATTGATGCAAGCTTGTAGATACGGACATTGGGAAGTTGTGCAAACTCTTCTGCTTTTCCGATGCAAt GTTACTAGAGCTGATTATTTAGCTGGAAGAACAGCGCTTCATTTCGCTGCTGTGAATGGTCATGCCAGATGTATTAGACTTGTCTTGGCTGACTTTGTACCTAGCGATAAATTTAACTCTCTTCCCGAGTCTGGTGTAGTGGTCACTCCGAAAAACAAATCCGAGCAAag CGCATTGTCTAAATTTGTTAATAAGGCGGCTGATGGTGGAATTACAGCTCTTCACATGGCTGCCTTGAATGGTTTATTTGACTGTGTGCAGCTTTTGCTTGATCTCGAAGCGAATGTTTCCGCTGTGACTTTTCATTATGGAACATCTATGGATATGATAG GTGCAGGAAGCACTCCGTTGCACTATGCCGCTTGTGGTGGGAATCTGAAATGTTGTCAG ATTCTTCTTGCAAGAGGTGCAAGAAAGATGACATTGAACTGCAACGG GTGGCTACCTATTGACATAGCACGCATGTGGAGTCGTCATTGGTTAGAACCGTTACTTTCGCCAATTTCGGATGTCGTCATTCCAACGTTTCCTCATTCTAACTACTTATCATTGCCCCTTTTGAGTATACTCAACATCGCAAG AGAGTTCGGGTTGCAGTCTGCAACCATCGCAGATGAGGTCGATATATGTGCGGTTTGCCTTGAAAGAACATGCACAGTTGCTGCTGAAG gttgTGAGCATCAGCTATGTGTGAGATGTGCGTTATACCTTTGCTCTTCGAGTAATGTTCCCTCGGTGACAGTTGACCCACCGGGGTCAATCCCTTGCCCTCTTTGTAGACACGGGATTGTGTCGTTTAAACGGCTCCCAAGCTCCCAAACCAGAGAAATGAAGTTACCAATCTCACTCGGGTTCTGTGCACCGTGTATGCTTCACACGGGAGACACAACAGATCAATCATCACCAACATGCCCAACAACAGAACAGCGTAGCAGTAAGACCAGGGCAGCCTCGGTTTCATCTGATATGTTCTGTCCTGTAACATGTAGCCCATTCCCTTCAGTGAACATTCCAATGTGCACCTGCAACGAAGGAACATGTCCAAACTTTGAGACACATGGGACAGAGAGACATAGCGAAGAACACGACGAAACTTCTCCTTCAAGAACAGCAAGTGAGCAGGAGAAGATAGAAGAAGGGCAAAGGCTTGGGAAGACAACAACTTGTTCAAGCATGTTctggggaagaagaagctgcaGCAGAGAGAACCAATGCAACTCCGAGATCAATGCATGA
- the LOC104708376 gene encoding homeobox-leucine zipper protein ANTHOCYANINLESS 2-like — protein MYRHHQTRIFLQQQNDLLRRENETMVHALSTPYTSSCISCSGPIVSTEETELWLENALLRSEIDTLTCFIRKLNSFINLYPVVGVSLTKWHYAVVAMTSLSLKEVVSLARQGNPMWTCNDRLNLDEYYSNFFPWYARNAPGFVHEASRAYAMVPFDASLLVENLTNHVSWQKIFPSIIADVSLESHNRVFQMINVNFMQQISPLIQTRNVKLLRRSMRIENNTWVIVDISMYFSSYARHSRPDFMRFPSGYLVEHITHGISKVTVLDHWVYQEEEVVNNFSSNSRFGAHRWLAALQRHCYNTWSISISSIGHQIQICGPICHTNLLNLSTWMVSIFCTGVCGTTRQKWKPLSTIGFSVNNIRMFTRESRDMNRIPWGFVSATGMARMQVTQEILFRLINRAKKQYIWEHLASVTDMKELICIKRCPNPGNEVSVFCIECNGPKEWYLIQETYYEASGAMIIYACIEAPCFTAIINGEDFSGVEILPFGFTIIPNGLRESFLSAACQVKINQTILTDTDKVMEFMRNTIGDTLENVQNIRYVDP, from the exons ATGTATCGACATCATCAAACGAGGATTTTTCTACAGCAACAAAACGATTTGCTGAGAAGAGAAAACGAAACTATGGTTCATGCATTGTCCACTCCATATACATCTAGTTGCATATCTTGTAGTGGACCCATCGTTTCAACCGAAGAAACTGAGCTGTGGTTGGAGAATGCTCTTCTTCGGTCAGAGATTGATACACTGACTTGTTTTATAAGGAAATTAAATTCGTTCATAAACCTATATCCTGTGGTTGGTGTATCTTTGACGAAATGGCATTACGCAGTGGTGGCTATGACGTCACTGTCGCTTAAAGAAGTCGTTTCTCTTGCGAGGCAAGGGAATCCAATGTGGACATGCAACGACAGACTCAATCTTGACGAGTACTactctaatttttttccttggtaTGCCAGAAACGCACCTGGGTTTGTACATGAGGCCTCAAGAGCTTATGCAATGGTCCCCTTTGATGCTTCATTGCTTGTGGAAAATCTTACGAACCAT GTAAGTTGGCAAAAAATCTTCCCATCAATCATCGCAGATGTGTCTTTGGAATCACATAACCGAGTCTTTCAAATG ATTAATGTGAATTTTATGCAACAAATCTCTCCTTTAATTCAAACTCGGAATGTGAAACTTCTTCGGCGTTCAATGCgtatagaaaataatacatgGGTTATCGTAGATATCTCTATGTATTTTAGCTCATATGCACGACATTCACGCCCCGATTTTATGAGATTTCCTTCTGGATATCTTGTCGAGCATATAACCCACGGTATCTCCAAG GTAACCGTTCTCGACCATTGGGTCTATCAGGAAGAAGAAGTCGTAAACAATTTCAGTTCAAATTCAAGATTTGGTGCACATAGATGGCTTGCCGCTCTTCAAAGGCATTGCTACAACACTTGGTCTATTTCGATTTCTTCAATCGGTCACCAAATTCAAA TATGTGGCCCAATCTGTCATACCAATTTGCTTAACCTATCTACATGGATGGTTTCCATATTTTGTACCGGAGTTTGCGGGACAACAAGACAAAAGTGGAAGCCCCTCAGTACaattggattttcggttaaTAACATAAGAATGTTCACCAGGGAAAGTCGAGACATGAATCGGATCCCTTGGGGGTTTGTTAGCGCTACTGGTATGGCTAGAATGCAAGTTACCCAAGAAATCCTTTTTAGATTGATTAACCGTGcgaaaaaacaatatatatgggAACATCTAGCATCTGTTACAGATATGAAAGAATTAATTTGTATCAAAAGATGTCCTAATCCAGGGAATGAAGTTTCTGTTTTCTGCATTGAG TGCAATGGTCCTAAAGAATGGTATTTGATTCAAGAAACATACTATGAGGCCTCAGGAGCAATGATCATCTACGCTTGCATAGAAGCACCATGTTTTACAGCTATAATAAACGGTGAAGATTTTTCCGGCGTCGAAATTTTGCCGTTCGGATTCACGATAATACCAAATGGATTACGAGAAAGTTTCTTGTCGGCTGCATGTCAGGTAAAGATCAATCAAACCATTCTCACAGATACAGATAAGGTGATGGAGTTTATGAGGAATACGATTGGTGATACTCTAGAAAATGTCCAAAATATCCGTTACGTCGACCCCTAA
- the LOC104708377 gene encoding RHOMBOID-like protein 3 — protein sequence MAVVDDDLENRMSAKDRGIGSRGGDRNRIGPPPMPVALSSSSAEFGDNALSSQWTSWLVPVFVAANVALFVVAMFVNNCPKHFESHRLRGHCVADFLGRLSFEPLRSNPLFGPSSHTLEKLGALEWSKVVEKKEGWRLLTCIWLHAGVIHLAANMLSLVFIGIRLEQQFGFVRIGVIYVLSGIGGSILSSLFIRNSISVGASGALFGLLGSMLSELFTNWTIYSNKIAALLTLVFVILINLAIGILPHVDNFAHVGGFLTGFLLGFILLARPQFKWLAREHMPQGTPLRYKYKPYQYLLCLLSLALLIAWFVVTLMMLFRGENGNDHCRWCRYLRCVPTSRWSCDDI from the exons ATGGCTGTCGTAGATGATGATCTGGAGAATCGAATGTCGGCGAAGGATAGAGGGATCGGAAGCAGAGGCGGTGATCGGAATCGAATCGGACCACCGCCTATGCCTGTAGCTTTATCTTCGTCGTCTGCTGAATTTGGCGACAACGCGTTGTCGTCGCAGTGGACGTCGTGGCTTGTCCCTGTGTTCGTTGCGGCTAACGTGGCGCTCTTCGTTGTTGCTATGTTCGTTAATAACTGTCCTAAGCATTTCGAGTCTCACCGTCTACGTGGCCACTGTGTCGCCGATTTCCTTGGGAGACTCTCCTTCGAGCCTCTCCGTAGTAATCCTCTCTTTGGTCCCTCTTCTCACAC ATTGGAGAAGTTAGGAGCACTTGAGTGGAGCAAAGttgtggagaagaaggaaggcTGGCGTCTTCTTACATGTATATGGTTACACGCCGGTGTTATTCATCTTGCAGCTAATATGCTAAGCCTTGTATTCATTGGCATTCGCCTCGAGCAGCAGTTTGGTTTCG TTAGAATCGGAGTTATATACGTGTTATCAGGAATCGGAGGGAGTATACTGTCCTCGTTGTTTATCAGAAACAGTATCTCTGTTGGAGCTTCTGGTGCTCTTTTTGGCCTCCTTGGCTCAATGCTTTCTGAACTTTTCACCAACTGGACTATCTACTCCAACAAG ATTGCTGCACTCTTGACGCTTGTGTTTGTCATATTGATAAACTTGGCAATTGGGATTCTGCCTCATGTTGATAATTTTGCACATGTGGGTGGATTTCTTACGGGGTTTCTCCTCGGTTTCATTCTGTTGGCTCGTCCGCAGTTCAAGTGGTTAGCAAGAGAGCATATGCCACAAGGCACACCTCTGAGATACAAGTACAAGCCTTACCAATACCTATTGTGTCTCCTATCTCTCGCTCTATTGATTGCTTG GTTCGTGGTGACGCTGATGATGCTATTCCGAGGAGAAAACGGCAATGATCACTGCCGTTGGTGCCGTTACCTGCGCTGTGTTCCCACCTCAAGATGGAGCTGTGATGATATCTGA
- the LOC104708378 gene encoding protein IQ-DOMAIN 14-like: MGFFGRLFGSKKQEKSAPNRRRWSFATTKSSHPANESSSHPSKRRGDGDSLDADKHAIAVAAATAAVAEAALAAARAAAEVVRLTNGGRNSSATQTCRSNRRWTQDYRAALKIQSAFRGYLARRALRALKALVKLQALVKGHIVRKQTADMLRRMQTLVRLQARARASRSSHVSDSFHSSTSMVPSSSPQSLHARRLSEAEYSKVIAMDHYRSPMGSSRLLDQWRTDETLWNAPQYNEDDDKILEVDTWKPHVRESPRKKGSLMAPTSVESSPQLRSRTGSSSGGSRRKTPFTPRRSEYEYYSGYHPNYMANTESYRAKVRSQSAPRQRLQELTSESGYKRSIQGQYYYYTAAAERSFDQRSDNGISGYRGVSDGLDRNQSEKSKMYSSFFSSNPLYFQ, encoded by the exons ATGGGTTTCTTCGGAAGACTGTTTGGGAGCAAGAAGCAAGAAAAATCAGCACCGAACAGACGAAGATGGAGCTTCGCTACTACTAAATCCTCACATCCGGCGAATGAATCGTCTTCTCATCCAAGCAAAAGACGTGGGGATGGAGACAGCTTAGACGCCGATAAGCATGCGATAGCCGTCGCGGCTGCTACAGCTGCGGTGGCTGAGGCAGCTCTCGCTGCTGCTCGTGCGGCGGCGGAAGTCGTGAGACTCACCAATGGCGGTAGAAACTCCTCGGCGACTCAAACATGTCGGAGTAATCGTCGGTGGACTCAAGATTATCGAGCGGCGTTGAAGATTCAATCCGCTTTTCGTGGCTACTTG GCGAGGAGGGCGTTGAGAGCACTGAAGGCGTTAGTGAAGCTTCAAGCATTAGTGAAGGGACACATAGTAAGGAAACAAACGGCTGATATGCTGCGTCGGATGCAAACACTGGTTCGGCTCCAAGCTCGAGCTCGAGCGTCCCGTTCTTCACACGTCTCTGATTCATTCCACTCGTCAACATCAATGGTCCCATCATCTTCCCCACAATCTTTACACGCACGACGCCTTTCAGAGGCTGAATACAGCAAAGTCATTGCCATGGACCACTACCGTTCACCGATGGGTTCGAGCAGGTTATTAGACCAATGGAGGACAGATGAAACTCTATGGAATGCACCACAGtacaatgaagatgatgacaagaTTCTAGAAGTCGACACTTGGAAGCCTCACGTGAGGGAGTCACCAAGGAAAAAAGGATCTCTTATGGCTCCAACAAGTGTGGAGAGCAGTCCACAATTAAGGTCTAGAACAGGAAGCAGCAGTGGTGGTTCAAGGAGAAAAACTCCCTTCACACCTAGGAGAAGCGAGTACGAGTACTACTCTGGGTATCACCCTAACTACATGGCTAACACTGAGTCTTACAGAGCAAAAGTCCGGTCACAAAGCGCACCAAGACAGAGGCTACAAGAGTTAACTTCAGAGAGTGGCTACAAGAGGTCTATACAGGGACAGTACTATTACTACACAGCAGCTGCAGAGCGATCTTTTGATCAGCGTTCGGATAACGGGATCTCGGGTTACAGAGGAGTTTCTGATGGGTTAGATCGAAACCAAAGTGAGAAATCGAAGATGTATTCTTCGTTTTTCAGTTCTAATCCTCTTTACTTTCAATAG
- the LOC109126053 gene encoding tapetum-specific protein A9-like: protein MVSLKFLAAILVVMFLATGPTVRAQHCRDELSNVQVCAPLLLPGAVSPAPNSNCCAALQATNKDCICNALRAATTLTSLCNLPSFDCGISA, encoded by the exons ATGGTATCTCTCAAGTTCCTTGCAGCTATTCTCGTTGTCATGTTTCTGGCCACCGGACCTACGGTTCGAGCCCAACATTGCAGAGACGAGCTGAGCAATGTGCAAGTTTGTGCGCCACTGCTTCTGCCCGGTGCAGTCAGTCCGGCACCAAACTCAAATTGCTGTGCTGCCCTCCAAGCAACCAACAAAGACTGTATCTGCAACGCTCTTCGAGCAGCCACCACACTTACCTCTCTTTGTAACCTCCCCTCTTTTGATTGTG GTATAAGTGCTTAG
- the LOC104708379 gene encoding uncharacterized protein LOC104708379, which produces MGDSQSSSGYQYLFGEADEITKRLEEYHRERGRVDDYPVPVDNSPMINYHLQNQPIISTHYYNPISSEHYYSSQQDISRSVHHRQFQNQPNTRHWLCWKCLIWWLVSMLRRLFVPGPSSRPIHTPMPFNAYPHSLSGLSSNSILLRIQERERVNIGGGGETVNVGEGLLTERQISQLSTIKFKPSIEDKQCMVCHLDFAVGEKITILPCTHKYHKDCIRKWLQSSKLCCVCRREVVV; this is translated from the exons ATGGGAGATTCACAAAGTTCTAGTGGATACCAATACTTGTTCGGCGAAGCTGATGAAATCACTAAGAGACTCGAGGAGTACCACAGAGAACGTGGTAGAGTCGATGATTATCCAGTGCCTGTAGACAATTCTCCTATGATTAATTATCACCTTCAAAACCAACCTATAATCTCTACCCATTATTATAATCCCATCTCATCGGAACACTATTATTCTTCACAACAAGACATTTCTCGTTCTGTTCATCATCGTCAGTTTCAAAACCAACCTAACACTCGACATTGGCTATGCTGGAAATGTTTGATATGGTGGCTAGTCTCGATGCTAAGACGGTTGTTCGTACCAGGACCAAGTTCGAGACCAATACATACACCGATGCCCTTTAACGCTTATCCACATTCACTTTCAGGTCTATCATCTAATTCAATCCTTTTA CGAATACAAGAGCGTGAAAGGGTAAACATAGGTGGAGGAGGTGAAACAGTAAATGTAGGTGAAGGATTATTAACAGAGAGACAAATTTCTCAATTATCTACCATCAAGTTTAAACCTTCTATCGAAGATAAACA GTGTATGGTATGCCACTTAGATTTTGCTGTTGGAGAGAAAATAACTATTCTACCCTGTACTCACAAATATCACAAAGATTGCATTCGTAAATGGCTCCAAAGCAGCAAG CTTTGTTGCGTTTGCAGAAGGGAGGTGGTTGTATGA